Proteins co-encoded in one Papaver somniferum cultivar HN1 chromosome 5, ASM357369v1, whole genome shotgun sequence genomic window:
- the LOC113279290 gene encoding uncharacterized protein LOC113279290 yields the protein MSPSDAVGRAIKVDDTSLKREVGYYASVLVEVDLTNNIPNQVLVKTKYGSFEQEVQIPKIRSFCNHYKEVGHVVTECRVHKKINLQNDANGQVHNVVQRKVRKLNKRNPQKHIGFDICFTPTTQKNKGFENELLSEYKIVDTIIPSLEKVNENGTGSGSGSSVHSKNNNIEDLGTFASASKFQTLVDVVEKCSELPVKEKMVKKPQASKVNNSKEAEISKTKPGLKRIRGRDKLYSLVNQFNPSLLWVVEPKIRVNGSNIKNLKLPVMSQMLIHNSTTTCKACLATDKKELWEELKIISSLNCPCLVIGDFNVVLSCDEKFGGRSPIKQAMTDFRNCLESCELIQENRFGIDFSWCNNGVGKKRILCDLDKAIFNLKWLDMYEGWSYKVGVRGVSYHGPLMGSTNDIPKPSNLKKFKNCVKLWNWEVFGDLRVKIKQTEVEVMVASLLSDAQPDNIILLNNLITTGGKHEMAAQQYNELIRAKSRVQWVQYGGANTAFFHATMKIRKATNSITELEDSDRHIFAWYDQCFGLELAGNSDYINRSAKSIRTDEFGLHHRREKNKEYMYKVIIEEDNIILDATPSAKEIKVAVFSMNANSSPGPDGFPGSFYKYAWNIICQDLVKEIQFCWDCKFIPKGMNSNFLFLLPKMQGARRADLFRPIGLANFCFKIITRIITTRMEGVIEKVVSKQQGAFIKGRDIHEKIVLASELINELEIKRRGGNVGLKLDITQAYDSLNWNFLFETMRHFGFSENNIHWLHKIFMSAKISVLMNGGPCGFFEVVLVNGGPCGFFEVGRGLRQGDPLSPILFVIAEEVLSRNITKMIQEDDIFVFYNGHKKSLEQLMQLLMKYQQASGQMVNKSKSKCFVVGVTESRRREITGFLQMELSDFPDKYLGVILKPGRVKKSQVWSIAEILQKLLAGWMGDPAVKKLITVKWDEVCAPMEEGGLGIRRLEVVNKDLLMKLLWRIETEDA from the exons ATGTCTCCGAGTGATGCCGTTGGAAGAGCTATAAAAGTTGATGACACAAGTCTTAAAAGGGAAGTAGGATATTATGCTAGTGTTTTAGTTGAAGTGGATTTAACAAATAATATTCCTAATCAAGTTTTAGTTAAAACCAAATATGGCAGTTTTGAACAAGAGGTACAAATACCAAAAATTCGTAGCTTCTGCAATCATTATAAAGAGGTGGGACACGTAGTCACTGAATGTAGAGTGCATAAAAAGATTAATTTGCAAAATGATGCAAATGGTCAAGTTCATAATGTAGTGCAAAGGAAGGTACGGAAACTTAATAAGAGGAACCCTCAAAAACATATTGGTTTTGATATATGTTTCACTCCAACAACACAAAAGAACAAGGGATTTGAGAATGAACTTTTAAGTGAATATAAGATAGTAGATACTATTATTCCTTCCTTGGAGAAAGTTAATGAAAATGGTACAGGATCTGGAAGTGGAAGTTCAG TGCATTCAAAGAATAATAATATAGAAGATCTGGGTACTTTTGCTTCTGCAAGTAAATTTCAAACTTTGGTGGATGTTGTGGAAAAATGTTCAGAGCTTCCTGTCAAGGAGAAGATGGTCAAGAAACCACAAGCTAGTAAAGTGAATAATTCAAAGGAGGCTGAAATTTCAAAAACTAAACCAG GCTTGAAAAGAATAAGAGGCAGAGACAAATTATATAGTTTAGTGAATCAATTTAATCCTTCTTTGCTTTGGGTTGTTGAACCTAAAATAAGAGTTAATGGTAGTAATATTAAGAATTTGAAGTTACCTGTAATGAGTCAAATGTTGATTCACAATTCTACTACTACTTGCAAAG CTTGTCTTGCAACTGATAAAAAGGAAttatgggaggaattaaaaataaTTAGTTCATTGAATTGTCCTTGCCTAGTAATTGGAGATTTTAATGTGGTCTTAAGTTGTGATGAAAAATTTGGAGGTAGAAGTCCTATAAAACAAGCAATGACAGATTTTAGAAATTGTTTGGAATCTTGTGAACTTATTCAAGAAAATAGATTTGGCATTGATTTTTCATGGTGTAATAATGGAGTTGGGAAGAAAAGAATtctatgtgatttagataaagccATTTTTAATCTAAAATGGTTAGATATGTATGAAGGTTGGAGCTATAAGGTGGGAGTAAGAGGAGTATCTTATCATGGACCTCTTATGGGTAGTACAAATGACATTCCAAAACCATCTAAT TTGAAAAAATTTAAGAATTGTGTCAAGCTATGGAATTGGGAAGTTTTTGGTGATTTAAGAGTAAAGATCAAACAAACTGAAGTGGAAGTAATGGTTGCTTCTTTATTATCAGATGCTCAGCCTGACAATATCATTTTGCTAAATAATCTTATCACAACTGGAGGGAAGCATGAAATGGCTGCTCAACAGTATAATGAATTGATAAGAGCTAAATCTAGAGTACAATGGGTACAATATGGAGGAGCTAATACTGCCTTCTTCCATGCTACAATGAAGATTAGAAAAGCTACTAATAGTATAACAGAGCTGGAggatagtgatagacacattttt GCATGGTACGATCAATGTTTTgggttagaattggctggaaacTCAGATTAC ATTAACAGGTCTGCTAAGTCCATCAGAAccgatgaatttgggctacatcaTCGGAGAGAAAAAAACAAAGAGTACATGTACAAG GTGATTATTGAGGAGGATAACATTATTTTGGATGCTACTCCTTCAGCAAAGGAGATTAAAGTTGCAGTTTTTAGTATGAATGCTAATAGCTCTCCTGGGCCTGATGGCTTTCCTGGTAGCTTTTATAAGTATGCCTGGAATATCATTTGTCAAGATTTAGTGAAAGAAATTCAATTTTGCTGGGACTGCAAATTCATACCTAAAGGAATGAACTCAAACTTCCTATTTTTGTTGCCAAAGATGCAAGGTGCAAGAAGGGCTGATctgtttagaccaattggtcttgcTAATTTCTGTTTCAAGATAATCACTAGAATTATAACTACAAGAATGGAGGGTGTAATAGAAAAGGTGGTCTCCAAACAACAAGGAGCTTTCATTAAAGGAAGAGATATCCACGAAAAGATAGTTCTGGCCTCTGAATTAATAAATGAACTGGAGATtaaaagaagaggaggaaatgtGGGATTGAAGTTAGATATAACTCAGGCCTATGACTCTCTAAATTGGAATTTCCTTTTTGAGACAATGAGGCATTTTGGCTTCTCAGAAAACAATATTCATTGGCTACACAAAATCTTCATGTCTGCAAAAATCTCAGTTTTGATGAATGGAGGACCTTGTGGATTCTTTGAAGTAG TTTTGGTGAATGGAGGACCTTGTGGATTCTTTGAAGTGGGTAGGGGTCTTAGACAAGGAGACCCCTTATCTCCAATACTTTTTGTAATAGCTGAGGAGGTGCTGAGTAGAAACATAACTAAAATGATTCAGGAAG ATGACATTTTTGTTTTCTATAATGGGCACAAGAAGTCATTGGAACAATTAATGCAATTGTTAATGAAGTACCAGCAAGCATCAGGGCAAATGGTGAATAAAAGCAAGAGCAAATGTTTTGTTGTGGGTGTCACTGAAAGTAGGAGAAGGGAAATAACTGGTTTTTTACAAATGGAGTTATCTGATTTCCCAGATAAATACTTGGGAGTAATTTTGAAACCAGGAAGAGTAAAGAAATCTCAAGTTTGGAGTATTGcagaaatattacaaaaattactAGCTGGTTGGATGG GTGACCCAGCAGTTAAAAAACTCATCACAGTTAAATGGGATGAAGTATGTGCTCCAATGGAAGAAGGAGGACTTGGGATAAGAAGGTTGGAAGTAGTCAATAAAGATCTCTTGATGAAACTACTATGGAGGATTGAAACAGAGGATGCATAA
- the LOC113283446 gene encoding uncharacterized protein LOC113283446 → MAKPTSATPFKIRESTRFYPYFKDCIGAMDGTHIPAMVEKRNAAVYRNRHGITSQNVLAVCNFDLEFIYVLSGWEGSAHDSKILNDAMTKRNGLKIPQEEEDRHPSTLVNDDEILTQQTQEQQRQEANAWRKSIADN, encoded by the exons atggctaagccaacaagtgcaactccatttaaaattcgtgagagtacacgattttatccttactttaaggattgcattggagctatggacggtacacatatcccagcaatggtagagaaaagaaatgcagccgtttatcggaatcgacatggaattacatctcaaaatgtgttagcggtttgcaacttcgacttggagttcatatacgtgctcagtggatgggaagggtctgctcatgattcgaaaatacttaacgacgcaatgacaaaaagaaatggactgaaaataccgcag gaagaggaagatagacatccatcaacgcttgtaaatgacgatgaaattttgacacaacaaactcaagaacaacaacgtcaagaagctaatgcatggagaaagagtatagcggataat